CCATCCTCGCCAAGGGCCTTCCCGCCTCACCTGGCGCCGCCACAGGCCAGATCGTCTTCTTTGCCGACGACGCCGAAGCCTGGGCTGCCGAGGGCAAAAAGGTCATCCTCTGCCGCATCGAAACCTCGCCTGAGGACCTGCGCGGCATGAACGTGGCCAAAGGCATACTCACCGCCCGCGGCGGAATGACCTCCCACGCTGCCGTCGTGGCCCGCGGCATGGGCAAATGCTGCGTGGCCGGGGCCGGATCCATCGTCATTGACTATAAGAACCGTACCCTGAGCGTGGCCGGAAAAGTGCTCAAAGAAGGAGACTGGATCTCCCTCAACGGCAGTACCGGCCAGGTTTTGGAAGGCAAGATCGATACCGTCGATCCTGAAATGAGCGGCGATTTCAGCGCCATCATGGACCTGGCGGAAAAGCACACCCGCATGTACGTCCGCACCAATGCCGACACTCCCAAGGACGCCACGGTGGCCCGCGCTTTCGGCGCCAAGGGCATCGGACTCTGCCGCACCGAACACATGTTCTTTGAAGGCGACCGCATCAAGGCCATGCGCGAAATGATCCTCGCGGACGACGAGGCCGGCCGCAGAAAGGGTTTGGACAAGCTCCTGCCCATCCAGCGCGCTGATTTCGAAGGCATCTTCACCGCCATGGACGGATTCCCAGTCACCGTCCGCCTTTTGGACCCGCCCCTGCACGAGTTTGTGCCCCACGAGGAAAAGCAGCAGCAGGAGATCGCCGACGAGCTTGGCCTGCCCCTGCAAAAAGTGAGGGACCGCGTCAATTCCCTGCATGAGTTCAATCCCATGCTCGGCCATCGCGGCTGCCGTTTGGGAAACACCTATCCGGAGATCACCGAAATGCAGGCCCGGGCTATCATCGAGGCCGCCCTCAACGTCCAGGCCAAAGGCGTGAAGGCCATCCCCGAGATCATGGTCCCGCTCACCGGCACCCAGGCTGAATACAAGCTTCAGGAAGACATCATCCGCGCCACCGCGGAAAAGGTCTTCGCGGAAAAGGGATCCAGGGTCGAATACCTCGTGGGAACGATGATCGAGATCCCCCGCGCCGCACTCACAGCGGACAAGATCGCCGAAACAGCCGAGTTCTTCAGCTTCGGCACCAACGACCTCACCCAGATGACCTTCGGCTATTCGCGCGACGACGCCGGGGTTTTCCTCCCCATCTACCTCGCCAAAAACCTGCTCAAGCACGATCCTTTCCAGATCCTCGACCAGGAAGGAGTGGGGCAATTGGTGCAAATGGGGACCGAACGCGGCCGCCAAACCAGGCCCGACCTCAAGGTCGGAATCTGCGGAGAGCACGGCGGAGAGCCCAATTCCGTGGAATTCTGCCACCGCGTCGGGATGAACTACGTGAGCTGCTCACCCTACCGCGTTCCCATCGCCCGCCTCGCCGCGGCCATGGCAGCGGTCCGCTAAACCAGCAATATAATTGAATAACCAAGCGCCGGGGCCTCACCGCTCCGGCGTTTTTTGGGCCTCCCTTTCCCCTCCCCTGCCAAAAAATCATTGACTGTTTTCTCAAGCTTCCAAATAATGGAATTCAGAGGTGTTTATGAACGAAGACATTTTTGAAGGACGCGAGATCCCTGCCGACGAGCAGGAAAAACTCAAAGAACGCATCGTCGACATCGACGAGGCCAAGCTGAAATTCTACGAGAACCTGCGCCGCAAGGCCAAGGGCTGGACGGACGCCAAGATGGGGCCCCGGGCGAACAAGGTTGGAGAATACCTGTTCCTGTTGCCCGATTTCTTCATCCTGCTCTGCCGCGTCGCTTTGGACAAGCGTGTGCCCAACAAGCACAAACTCATGCTGGGCGGCGTGATCGCCTATGTGATGATGCCTCTGGACATCATTCCCGATTTCATCCCCGTGATCGGCCATGTGGACGACCTCGTGCTCGTGGTGATGGGCCTGAATCTGCTGCTCAACGAGACCGATCCCAAGGTTTTGGAGGACAACTGGAGCGGCGAGGGCGACATCCTCCAATGGATGCAGAAGATCACCGCCACCGCGGACAAATTCGTGGACAAGAACATCATGAAGCGCATCCGCAGGTGGCTGCATATCTGACCATGTTCAAACTGCTGATCGCCTCCAACAATCCGGACAAGGTCCGCGAGATCGCTGAACTGCTTTCCGGCCTCGAGGTGGAACTGCTTTCCCTGCTGGATTTTCCCCAGCTTCCGCCCACCCTCGAGGACCGGGACACCATCGCCGGAAACGCCATGAAAAAGGCTTTGGAGGCCTCACGGCAAACAGGTCTGATCTGCCTCGCGGACGACACCGGCTTCTTCATCGAGGCCCTGGACGGCGAGCCGGGAGTGAAGGCGGCGCGTTTTGCCGGAGAACATTGCAGCTACAAAGATAACCGGGACAAAGCCCTGCGCCTGCTCCTGGGCGAAAGCGACCGGCGGGCGGAATTCCGCACCTGTGTGGCTTTGGCGGCTCCCGACGGCATCATCGCGATCAAAGAGGGAATCATGCCCGGCTCGATCACCACAGAGGAAAACGGCGCCAATGGCTTTGGCTACGACTCCATCTTCCAGCCGGAAGCCTCGGAGCGGACCTACGCCCAAATGAGCGATCCCGAAAAGAACGAGAACTCCCACCGCGCCCGGTCCCTGAACCTGATCCGGCCCGTTTTGGCAGATATAATTTCAACCCAATAAAGAGGTAAACCATGATCAAAGCACAAGTTTTCAGGCAATACGACATCCGCGGCATCGTGGGCGAAGACCTGAACGAAGAATCCTACCACCTGATCGGAAAAGGCTTCGGCACCTATCTGCGCCGCAAAGGCCTCAAAACCATCGCCCTGGGAGGCGACGCCCGCCCCTCAACTCCCGAATTGATGAGCGCTTTCATCAAAGGCGCGCGCGAAACCGGCTGCGACATCATCGACCTCGGCCTGGTGGCCACCCCCGTGCTCTACTACGCCATCTGGAAGCTGAAAACAGACGGCGGCGCGATGGTCACCGCCAGCCACAACCCTTCCCAGTACAACGGCTGCAAGCTCAATCTGGGCCTGGCTTCAGTCTACGCGGAGGAACTCCAGAAGGTGCTGCAGATCATCCTGGCCGGCGAATTCGAAACCGGCGCCGGGTCCTATGCCAAAGACGATTCCATCAACGCGGACTATATCGATTACATCGCCGCTAACATCAAGTTGGAGCGGCCTGTAAAGGTGATCGTGGACGGCGGCAACGGCATGGGCGGACCCTATCTGCCCCAGATCCTGCTCCGCCTCGGCTGCGAGGTCATAGAAATGTATTGCGAGCCCGACGGGACTTTCCCCAACCACCATCCCGACCCCACGATCGAAAAATACATGGCCGACCTTTCCGGCGCTGTGGTCGCAGCCGAATATGAGCTCGGCATCGGTCTGGACGGGGACGGAGACCGCCTCGGGGTCGTGGACGAAAAGGGAAAAATGCTCTTCGGCGACCAGATCCTGAACATCCTCGCCCGCGATTATCTGAAGCACAACCCCGGAAAAAGCATCATCGCCGACGTCAAATGCTCCAAAAACCTCTACGACGACATCCGCAAGCGCGGCGGGATCGGGATCATGTATAAGACCGGCCACGCCAACATCAAGATGAGGATGAAGGAGTTGGGGGTGGAATTCGCCGGCGAAATGAGCGGCCACGTCTTCCTTGCTGATCGCTATCTGGGCTTTGATGACGCCACCTACGC
The Candidatus Syntrophosphaera sp. DNA segment above includes these coding regions:
- the ppdK gene encoding pyruvate, phosphate dikinase, translating into MPEIKRVYLFGNGSAEGKAELKNLLGGKGANLAEMNLIGVPVPPGFTITTEACIEFTQHGEDKMRELLIDEMKVAVKHIEELTNMQFGSNENPLLVSVRSGARASMPGMMDTILNLGMNDVAIQGIIKKTGNERFAWDSYRRFVQMYGDVVLGLKPVSKEEEDPFEVIIHAMKKERGVRDDLDLNANDLKELVARFKKAVKDNTGHDFPDDPWEQLWGSVFAVFNSWNNDRAVFYRQLHGIPDDWGTAVNVQAMVFGNMGKTSATGVAFTRDAATGENLFNGEYLINAQGEDVVAGIRTPQQITKTGSQRWAALAGVSEEERAARYPSLEEAMPEVYQELFATQNKLERHAKDMQDIEFTIQEGKLWMLQTRNGKRTGFAMVKVAMDMIREGLIDEKTALLRMEPNKLDELLHPVFSKDGLARATILAKGLPASPGAATGQIVFFADDAEAWAAEGKKVILCRIETSPEDLRGMNVAKGILTARGGMTSHAAVVARGMGKCCVAGAGSIVIDYKNRTLSVAGKVLKEGDWISLNGSTGQVLEGKIDTVDPEMSGDFSAIMDLAEKHTRMYVRTNADTPKDATVARAFGAKGIGLCRTEHMFFEGDRIKAMREMILADDEAGRRKGLDKLLPIQRADFEGIFTAMDGFPVTVRLLDPPLHEFVPHEEKQQQEIADELGLPLQKVRDRVNSLHEFNPMLGHRGCRLGNTYPEITEMQARAIIEAALNVQAKGVKAIPEIMVPLTGTQAEYKLQEDIIRATAEKVFAEKGSRVEYLVGTMIEIPRAALTADKIAETAEFFSFGTNDLTQMTFGYSRDDAGVFLPIYLAKNLLKHDPFQILDQEGVGQLVQMGTERGRQTRPDLKVGICGEHGGEPNSVEFCHRVGMNYVSCSPYRVPIARLAAAMAAVR
- a CDS encoding DUF1232 domain-containing protein, producing MNEDIFEGREIPADEQEKLKERIVDIDEAKLKFYENLRRKAKGWTDAKMGPRANKVGEYLFLLPDFFILLCRVALDKRVPNKHKLMLGGVIAYVMMPLDIIPDFIPVIGHVDDLVLVVMGLNLLLNETDPKVLEDNWSGEGDILQWMQKITATADKFVDKNIMKRIRRWLHI
- a CDS encoding non-canonical purine NTP pyrophosphatase, whose protein sequence is MFKLLIASNNPDKVREIAELLSGLEVELLSLLDFPQLPPTLEDRDTIAGNAMKKALEASRQTGLICLADDTGFFIEALDGEPGVKAARFAGEHCSYKDNRDKALRLLLGESDRRAEFRTCVALAAPDGIIAIKEGIMPGSITTEENGANGFGYDSIFQPEASERTYAQMSDPEKNENSHRARSLNLIRPVLADIISTQ
- a CDS encoding phosphomannomutase/phosphoglucomutase, encoding MIKAQVFRQYDIRGIVGEDLNEESYHLIGKGFGTYLRRKGLKTIALGGDARPSTPELMSAFIKGARETGCDIIDLGLVATPVLYYAIWKLKTDGGAMVTASHNPSQYNGCKLNLGLASVYAEELQKVLQIILAGEFETGAGSYAKDDSINADYIDYIAANIKLERPVKVIVDGGNGMGGPYLPQILLRLGCEVIEMYCEPDGTFPNHHPDPTIEKYMADLSGAVVAAEYELGIGLDGDGDRLGVVDEKGKMLFGDQILNILARDYLKHNPGKSIIADVKCSKNLYDDIRKRGGIGIMYKTGHANIKMRMKELGVEFAGEMSGHVFLADRYLGFDDATYAACRFIEIVSQTPEPVSSYLADQPKMFNTPELHIQCADDKKFGIVAKVCAEFKAEGYDVNDIDGARITFPDGWGLVRASNTTPVLVTRFEAESAARMNEIRELIEGKIQKFI